Below is a genomic region from Treponema sp. OMZ 798.
AAAGACAGAAGATAAAACTAATGACAAAAAAAAGAAAAAAGAAGTATCTGAATTTGAAGAAAAAAGAGACACAATCCTTTACGGTACAGGCGACGATATCTTAGAACTTATAAAAAGGCTAAAAAGCGATGAAGATGACCGTTTCGATGCAGATTTACAGAAAGTATTTGCCGAGACCAAAATTCCGGCAATCAGGGATGCCTTATTTGCTTACTTTGCCGAAAAAAAGAATGATTGCTTAAAATCCGATGCCCTCATGGTCTTAGAAAACAAAGAAGACTTTCCTCAAGAAACAGTCCGCTCGGCGATTTCTTATATCAGAGAGCTTGAGATATATGAAGGAATAGATTTTTTACGGCAAATACTAAAAGATGAAGAAAGCGGACACAGAGACCTTTGTATTTCTGCTATCGGAAAGATAGGCAAACCGGAAGATGCGGTTTTTCTTACAGAGCTTTTTGACTCCGAGGCCTCCGATGACGAAAAAAAATCTTTAATAATAAAACAAAACATAATGTTTGCATTGGAAGAACTTCATACGCCTGAAATATGGGATTTTTTAATCCGGGTTGCTGAAGACACCGATGAAAATGCCATTATAAGGGGTGCAGCCGTTTCTGCCCTAGGAAAGATAGGCGATGAAAGAGCTATTCCCATTTTATCAGAAATTTTTGAAGACAAGGATCCGATTTTAAGAACTGCTGCGATAAAGGGTATTGCCGGCTTTAAGGATGCTAAGGCTAAAAACATCATCATTCAAGCCTTTAAAGATTCTTACTATAAGGTAAGACTTCAAGCTATCCAGTCGGCAAAGG
It encodes:
- a CDS encoding HEAT repeat domain-containing protein yields the protein MKNLKKELHFFLKLSVLSFLLIFSLTLKLGAQEAAQPPSENTETTQEKTEDKTNDKKKKKEVSEFEEKRDTILYGTGDDILELIKRLKSDEDDRFDADLQKVFAETKIPAIRDALFAYFAEKKNDCLKSDALMVLENKEDFPQETVRSAISYIRELEIYEGIDFLRQILKDEESGHRDLCISAIGKIGKPEDAVFLTELFDSEASDDEKKSLIIKQNIMFALEELHTPEIWDFLIRVAEDTDENAIIRGAAVSALGKIGDERAIPILSEIFEDKDPILRTAAIKGIAGFKDAKAKNIIIQAFKDSYYKVRLQAIQSAKEEKAEDAVPFILYRAKKDPENTVRLAAVEALSYFNNAEANEWLVDAFNEEKTGLSLRLKIAESLLKNNFDVIYEDVKTAALKAISDKKQNKFSAELGKTISTVENKGTAPIAEAYLNHKDPIFKSIGLDMFKRNRYPELIPLVSAIAEDEKNGALSRRAKDLLHAGPTESKAGETSGNTSTPQDKQTGK